The Devosia sp. 1566 sequence GCAGACCATCTTCATCTTCATGGGCGTGCTGGCCACGATCTTCGGCATTTGGGGCTATTTCCGCCTGCCCGAAACCCTACCGCTCGACAAGCGCCGCCCGCTGACCTTCGGCTCGGTGGTGGATGGCTTTCGCATCGTGTTCACGAACCGCGTGGCGTTCTCCTATGGCCTTGCCGGCATGTTCCTGTTTGCGGCGCTGTTTGGCTTCATCAGCTCCTCCCAGCAGATCTATGTCGACATCTATGGCCTGGGCGTCTACTTCCCCGTCGCCTTTGCCGCTATTGCCGGCCTGATGGCCGTGTCGTCCTTCACCAATTCCAAGATCGTGCGCCGCTTCGGCATGCGCCGGCTCTCTCACGGCGCGGTGCTGGTCTACACCCTGGTGAGCGGCGTCTGGGTTGTCCTCGCGGTCACCGGCAACCTGCCGCTCTGGCTGTTCCTCACCTGCCTCGCCATCATCATGTTCTGCTTTGGCTGGGCCGCCTCCAACATGAACTCGCTGTCCATGGAGCCGCTCGGCGCCGTCGCGGGTACCGCTTCCTCGGTCTTTGGCTTCATCCAGACCGTGGGTGGCGTGATCATCGGCGGCTATATCGGCCAGCACTTCGATGGCACCGTCGTGCCGGTGGCCGTCGGCTACTTCACCATGGGCTGCCTCGCCATCGCCTGCATCCTCGTGGCCGAACGCGGCAAGCTGTTCCGCACCGAGAACGGCCCCATTGCGGCCGATCTCTCCGCCGCCCACTAGGCCCCGCTGCTGCGGCTCAGAACGTGAAAACGTTGCGCCGCAGCTGCTCCCAGCTTTCCTTGTCGATGGCGGCCAAGAGCCCGCCCTCGATATGGTGCGGACGGTAGGCCGAGCCATCCATCCGCGCCACATAGCCGCCGGCCTCCTGCGCCATCAGCGCACCCCCTAGGTGGTCCCAGGGCATCAGCTTGTTGTAGCTCA is a genomic window containing:
- a CDS encoding multidrug effflux MFS transporter, with the protein product MSKHLTRVLSRPEFIALMAAMMSLNALAIDVMLPALPYMGEALGISSENERQFVVSVYMFGFGAAQLAFGPLSDRFGRRAPLLLGIILYIVAVVAAAFSPNFATLLILRFVQGIGAAGTRVITTSLVRDLYSGRAMAEVMSLTFMVFMAIPVIAPGIGQILLLTGPWQTIFIFMGVLATIFGIWGYFRLPETLPLDKRRPLTFGSVVDGFRIVFTNRVAFSYGLAGMFLFAALFGFISSSQQIYVDIYGLGVYFPVAFAAIAGLMAVSSFTNSKIVRRFGMRRLSHGAVLVYTLVSGVWVVLAVTGNLPLWLFLTCLAIIMFCFGWAASNMNSLSMEPLGAVAGTASSVFGFIQTVGGVIIGGYIGQHFDGTVVPVAVGYFTMGCLAIACILVAERGKLFRTENGPIAADLSAAH